The Cardiocondyla obscurior isolate alpha-2009 linkage group LG22, Cobs3.1, whole genome shotgun sequence genome includes a region encoding these proteins:
- the LOC139110892 gene encoding uncharacterized protein, which translates to MCDILIIDDKPIFDNSIVKIETHTYNPYANTTFGYSDEIRIPIQQQDLYTLPCDSFLYIEGKLTKKNNPDDKLAAALGINCIAFMFDEIRYELNGVEIDRSRNVGITTTLKNYISLTSDNAAMLQNAGWAETSTMSEGFFNFCVPLSILLGFCEDYKRVIVNARHELILIRARNDNNSIIGHSELKPKIELYKVQWRMPHVMLNEVNKLTTLRTLDSGRYLSMTFRSWDLYEYPLLQSTTKHSWAVKTATQLEKPRYVIFALQTDRKNVMSKKSNVFDDCKLMNVKLYLNSEYYPYDDLNLDFDKNKYAILYDMYIRFRKAYYGNNSYEAFCNVAAFLSYGPFVVIDCFRQTESIKSATVDVRLEFDCKENVPANTTAYCLILHDRIVEYSPLSNVVRKVL; encoded by the coding sequence ATGTgtgatatattgattattgatgATAAACCGATCTTTGACAATAGTATTGTCAAAATTGAAACTCATACATACAACCCATATGCTAACACAACATTTGGATACAGTGATGAAATACGGATACCAATACAACAACAGGATTTATATACATTGCCATGTGACAGCTTTCTCTATATTGAAGGAAAACTGACGAAAAAAAACAACCCTGATGATAAGTTGGCAGCTGCGCTTGGAATTAATTGCATAGCGTTTATGTTCGATGAAATCCGTTATGAACTCAATGGTGTGGAAATTGATCGCAGCAGAAACGTTGGAATAACTACCActctcaaaaattatatatcactAACGTCTGATAATGCTGCGATGCTGCAAAATGCGGGATGGGCTGAAACATCGACTATGTCAGaaggattctttaatttttgcgtaCCATTAAGTATATTGTTAGGTTTCTGCGAAGATTACAAACGTGTGATTGTCAACGCTCGCCATGAATTAATTCTAATACGCGctcgcaatgataataattccattattgGACATTCGGAATTAAAACCTAAAATTGAATTGTATAAAGTACAATGGCGAATGCCTCATGTTATGTTAAATGaggttaataaattaaccaCGCTGCGAACTTTGGATAGCGGGCGATATTTAAGCATGacttttcgctcatgggatttGTATGAATATCCTCTTTTGCAGAGTACGACAAAACATTCTTGGGCCGTCAAAACTGCAACGCAGCTTGAAAAGCCTCGATAtgttatctttgctctgcaaaccgatcgcaaaaacgttatgtctaaaaaatcaaacgtttttgatgattgtaaattaatgaatgTGAAACTTTATCTCaactctgaatattatccatatGATGATCTGAACTTAGATTtcgataaaaacaaatatgcaattctttatgatatgtatatacgttttcgtaaaGCTTATTATGGCAACAATTCTTATGAAGCTTTTTGTAATGTAGCGGCATTTCTATCATATGGGCCATTTGTTGTTATCGATTGCTTTCGACAGACCGAATCAATCAAAAGCGCCACTGTGGACGTGCGATTAGAATTtgattgtaaagaaaatgttcCCGCAAATACAACCGCATATTGTCTCATTTTACATGATCGTATAGTTGAATACAGCCCATTATCCAACGTTGTGCGCAaggttttataa